From a region of the Candidatus Delongbacteria bacterium genome:
- a CDS encoding PAS domain S-box protein, with amino-acid sequence MNVGAFPDINLEFYNKMFDSFVHPLAIIDIDSYDVIKINKKLDTGLNSDKCFSQFYGLDKPCDKYGRPCPISKVKSIKDSFSCVHIYHENNYEKKITEVHAHPILCDGNEVKYMLEYHIDVTEINKIEKINKINESIYETLFQNSSTAIFIHDIDNGLIIDANKRALKIYDYQYVDDFRRNEFWLSSPYSFVEAKELMKMAIAFGEQQFEWKAMRSDGKIIWLKVNIKAVILEGVRRILVEADEITEKKEVEEDLIASEKKYKMITEMMSDGLCVFSSDKKLKYASPSYFKITGYSEQEEMSKSYEEMLDCIYDEDKNSLIIKINSAIERKEKELLYEYRFRKKSGDIIWREDHATFIYNGEGSLENVYVVCRDISERKDLENKYSENEKKFRLIFENSIVGFALHEMIYDENGNPKDYRFLELNKAFCEMVGTKVENWIGKTVKEVLPETEQYWIETYGNVTKTRGTIRFENFSKEFDKYFEVWAFSPEENKFAVVFVDITERKKAENKLIKETEFRKLMVDISSNYINVPFDKIEDVTNRSLKLIGEFVKADRVYIFDYNLDEYTCSNTYEWCNCEVLSMIDSLQNVPLSLMPESWVNSHRNCEAIYYGDIDGLGNSNEERLIKNMFQPQGIKSILTIPLCNDSNLLGFVGFDSVKEKHHYSFEEGIILNTFAKMLVNVKLRKDMERALLEQKSYNEKILDAIPDVIFIFNKKGVITELRNGSNEQYFLSREQLLGKHHSLFLPKSVSEEISFGIKNVLETQQIQVIDFKLQIKNSERYFTARMAKKSEHSVIAMVRDTTSEKQAIEHQKYESIGILSSGIAHEINNPINGIMNYAQLIFDRTKEQNSIKEFSNEIINESIRVSKIVKNLLQFARKENNAFEENSITDIVDSTLSLVNTLIKKDFVKISISIDSNLPVINCNKQKIQQVVMNLLLNARDALNEKYGGYSEEKLIELYGEKLHKDGKLFVRLIIKDSGSGIPANIIPNIFIPFFSTKIRTVGTGLGLSICQEIVLEHDGNIYVESVENEGTTFFIDLPAIDRED; translated from the coding sequence ATGAATGTAGGTGCTTTTCCTGATATCAACCTTGAGTTTTATAATAAAATGTTCGATTCATTTGTCCACCCACTGGCGATCATAGATATAGATTCATATGATGTTATAAAAATTAATAAAAAATTAGATACAGGTTTAAATTCCGATAAGTGTTTTAGCCAGTTTTATGGTCTAGACAAGCCATGCGACAAATACGGTAGACCATGTCCAATTAGCAAAGTAAAATCGATAAAAGATAGTTTTTCCTGTGTACATATTTATCATGAGAATAATTATGAGAAAAAAATAACGGAAGTACATGCTCATCCAATTTTATGTGATGGAAATGAAGTTAAGTATATGCTAGAATATCATATAGATGTTACGGAAATAAACAAAATTGAAAAGATAAATAAAATTAATGAGAGTATTTATGAAACATTGTTTCAAAACTCTTCAACAGCTATTTTTATTCATGATATTGATAATGGATTAATAATTGATGCAAATAAACGAGCCTTGAAAATTTATGATTATCAATATGTGGATGATTTCAGGAGAAATGAGTTTTGGTTGTCATCTCCGTACTCTTTTGTTGAAGCCAAAGAGTTGATGAAAATGGCTATTGCCTTTGGTGAACAGCAGTTTGAGTGGAAAGCAATGAGAAGTGACGGGAAAATCATATGGTTAAAGGTTAATATTAAAGCTGTAATACTGGAAGGTGTGAGAAGAATTCTGGTGGAAGCTGATGAAATCACAGAGAAAAAAGAGGTTGAAGAGGATTTAATAGCCAGCGAAAAAAAATATAAAATGATAACTGAAATGATGTCCGATGGACTTTGTGTTTTTAGCAGTGATAAAAAATTGAAATATGCTTCCCCTTCTTATTTTAAGATTACAGGTTATAGTGAACAGGAAGAGATGTCGAAATCTTATGAAGAAATGCTTGATTGTATTTATGATGAAGATAAAAACAGCTTGATTATTAAAATTAACTCTGCCATAGAAAGAAAAGAAAAGGAGTTGCTTTATGAATATCGTTTTAGAAAAAAATCAGGGGATATAATTTGGAGGGAAGATCATGCGACTTTTATATACAATGGAGAGGGTTCTCTAGAAAATGTGTATGTAGTTTGTCGAGATATTTCAGAGAGAAAAGATTTGGAAAATAAGTATTCTGAAAATGAAAAGAAGTTTAGATTGATTTTTGAAAACTCAATTGTTGGCTTTGCCCTGCATGAAATGATTTATGATGAAAATGGAAATCCAAAGGATTATAGATTTTTGGAATTAAATAAAGCTTTTTGTGAGATGGTTGGTACTAAAGTTGAAAATTGGATCGGCAAGACTGTTAAGGAGGTTTTACCCGAAACAGAGCAATATTGGATTGAAACCTATGGAAATGTTACAAAAACTAGAGGTACAATTAGATTTGAAAATTTCTCGAAAGAGTTTGACAAATATTTTGAAGTTTGGGCTTTCTCTCCTGAAGAAAATAAATTTGCTGTAGTATTTGTAGATATAACGGAAAGAAAAAAAGCTGAGAATAAGCTCATAAAGGAAACAGAATTTAGAAAATTGATGGTTGATATATCATCAAATTACATTAATGTACCTTTTGATAAAATTGAAGATGTTACAAATCGTTCATTAAAACTAATTGGGGAATTTGTTAAGGCTGACAGAGTTTATATTTTTGATTATAATCTAGATGAATATACATGTTCAAACACTTACGAGTGGTGTAATTGTGAAGTTTTATCTATGATTGATAGTTTGCAAAATGTTCCATTGAGTTTAATGCCTGAAAGTTGGGTTAATTCACATAGAAACTGCGAAGCAATATATTATGGAGATATTGACGGTCTTGGGAATTCGAACGAAGAGAGGCTAATTAAAAACATGTTTCAGCCGCAGGGGATAAAGAGCATCTTAACTATTCCCCTATGTAATGATAGCAACCTTCTGGGTTTTGTAGGTTTTGATTCTGTAAAAGAGAAACATCACTATTCTTTTGAAGAAGGAATAATATTAAACACTTTCGCAAAGATGCTTGTAAATGTCAAACTTAGAAAGGATATGGAAAGAGCCTTACTTGAACAAAAAAGTTATAATGAGAAAATATTGGATGCTATACCTGATGTAATATTCATTTTTAATAAAAAAGGTGTTATTACCGAATTACGAAATGGTAGTAATGAACAATACTTTTTATCAAGAGAGCAACTTTTAGGAAAACACCATAGTTTATTTCTTCCAAAATCAGTATCAGAGGAGATTAGCTTTGGTATTAAAAATGTTTTAGAGACTCAGCAAATTCAAGTGATAGATTTTAAACTACAAATCAAAAATAGTGAGAGATACTTTACTGCTAGAATGGCTAAAAAAAGTGAACATTCTGTTATCGCTATGGTTAGAGATACCACATCTGAAAAACAAGCAATTGAACATCAAAAGTATGAATCGATTGGTATTTTATCATCAGGTATAGCCCATGAGATCAATAATCCAATCAATGGAATTATGAATTATGCCCAACTGATTTTTGACAGAACTAAGGAGCAGAATAGTATTAAAGAGTTTTCTAATGAGATTATTAATGAATCAATAAGAGTTTCAAAAATAGTTAAAAATCTTTTACAATTTGCCAGGAAAGAGAACAATGCATTTGAGGAAAACAGTATAACTGATATTGTAGACTCCACTTTAAGTTTGGTAAACACTTTGATTAAGAAAGATTTTGTAAAAATAAGCATTAGTATTGACAGTAATCTTCCTGTAATTAATTGTAATAAACAGAAAATTCAACAGGTTGTAATGAATCTTTTACTCAATGCCAGAGATGCCCTTAATGAAAAATATGGAGGTTACTCTGAGGAGAAGCTCATTGAGTTGTACGGGGAGAAATTGCATAAGGATGGGAAACTTTTTGTTAGGCTAATCATAAAAGATAGTGGGTCAGGGATTCCTGCTAATATAATTCCCAATATTTTCATTCCTTTTTTTAGTACAAAAATCAGGACAGTGGGAACTGGGTTAGGATTGTCTATTTGTCAGGAAATTGTACTTGAGCATGATGGTAATATATATGTTGAGAGTGTCGAAAATGAAGGTACCACCTTTTTTATTGATTTGCCTGCGATTGACAGGGAGGATTAG
- a CDS encoding sigma-54-dependent Fis family transcriptional regulator, with protein sequence MSSVMIVDDEKSIRFTLGEFLKAEGFNVFEAEESESAMNILRSNKIDIIVTDIYMPKESGLDFLKKIKILDSNIIVILITGSPSLESATAAIRDSAFDYLVKPVKKEEIVDCVKRAVSFRSLREQDDQLRNFSTTVDLKFSDNFKKIITRNEKLKSIFKYLEAISNTKEPLLIVGETGVGKELFAESFYRSTCRKGEFVKVNIAGVDDQIFSDMLFGHKKGAFTDAFSNRDGLVKKAKDGVIFLDEIGDLSLQSQVKLLRLIQEGEYYPLGSDKPEYTNSLIVTATNHNLNKLQQDGLFRKDLYYRINTHKIIIPPLRERENDLPLLIDYFFQVVSDELGKPMPKVPVDLYKILDAYSFPGNVRELKAMIYNLISSHGNYKLSLKSIYDHINFIEYSETGKKEDRNDEESIIFPKKLPKYEEILDDLLDEALRRSHGNQRLAASMLGITRQAVNKRLNSRKFIR encoded by the coding sequence ATGAGTAGTGTTATGATTGTTGATGATGAAAAATCCATTAGATTTACATTGGGTGAATTTCTAAAAGCTGAGGGTTTTAATGTTTTTGAAGCAGAAGAATCTGAATCTGCTATGAATATTTTAAGATCAAACAAAATTGATATTATTGTTACAGACATATATATGCCAAAGGAGAGTGGGTTAGACTTTCTTAAAAAAATTAAAATTTTAGACTCCAATATTATTGTGATTCTAATAACTGGAAGCCCTTCTTTAGAGTCTGCGACAGCAGCGATTAGAGATAGTGCTTTTGATTATCTTGTTAAGCCTGTTAAGAAAGAGGAGATAGTTGATTGTGTTAAAAGAGCAGTAAGTTTTAGATCTTTAAGAGAACAAGATGATCAGCTTAGGAATTTTTCAACAACTGTTGATTTGAAATTTAGTGACAATTTCAAAAAAATTATTACGCGTAATGAAAAGCTAAAGTCTATATTTAAGTATTTGGAAGCTATTTCAAATACAAAAGAACCTTTGCTCATTGTTGGTGAAACCGGAGTGGGAAAAGAGCTGTTTGCTGAAAGTTTTTACAGATCGACATGTAGAAAAGGAGAATTTGTAAAAGTAAATATAGCTGGTGTTGACGATCAAATATTTAGTGATATGTTGTTTGGACATAAAAAAGGGGCATTTACCGATGCTTTTTCTAATCGGGATGGTTTGGTAAAGAAGGCAAAAGACGGAGTTATCTTTCTTGATGAAATTGGAGATCTTTCGTTACAATCTCAGGTTAAACTACTTCGTTTAATTCAAGAAGGTGAGTATTATCCTCTTGGAAGTGATAAACCGGAATACACAAACTCTTTAATTGTTACCGCTACGAACCATAATTTGAACAAGTTGCAGCAAGATGGATTGTTTCGTAAAGATCTTTATTATAGAATTAATACTCATAAAATAATAATTCCCCCTCTTCGTGAAAGAGAAAATGATTTACCACTTTTGATTGATTATTTTTTTCAGGTTGTTTCTGATGAGCTTGGAAAACCAATGCCAAAAGTTCCAGTGGATTTGTACAAGATTTTAGATGCATATTCATTTCCTGGGAATGTAAGGGAATTGAAAGCGATGATTTACAATCTAATAAGTTCACATGGAAATTACAAATTGTCATTGAAATCTATATATGATCATATTAATTTCATTGAATATTCCGAAACAGGGAAGAAAGAAGATAGAAATGATGAGGAAAGTATAATATTTCCAAAAAAACTTCCAAAATATGAAGAAATATTAGATGATTTACTGGATGAAGCACTCAGGAGGTCACACGGAAATCAAAGGTTAGCCGCTTCTATGCTTGGAATTACCAGACAAGCTGTAAATAAAAGGCTTAATAGCAGAAAATTTATCAGATGA
- a CDS encoding PAS domain S-box protein → MKLDIKRNINLPDFGDDQIIESVEYTNPDKTFFICYTTYKNGILFGILRGLSQVEDVVNYFRIRDRMIENAGYERYVEIRDNTEDVNTTREGRAIIVKYYENVHKKCIALIFAGASLVVNIQVKIGKKVIRNKELFVTTTPTIEKGIKLGLDYLNESKNKIGRYKLIEKDEWKLDFNEGSVKYRLIFPNIVFIDFYGIIRTETFSKLLEHHKFFISDNSLGFSKIFLIHDLSKISFKNTEFLDRYFNEILEKYDNNEIVHNYVVCRYYFNRFWMRLWFNLHRKKFSFVKNLRSALLKIDKSYVNVDYSKMMTIKESDFDSIFTLIQKINFDFKEEMQIPETEDKRMVEIYESLYLLRDDLNVYISNLNEKYGELQKETARRESVEQDLYKKNIELQNANNYIASIFNTIADGISVIDFNGIIIDCNDALLEMSGYQREDIGKLNVFDYYGDEDKEKFYKLMKEYSNGGSSVFEAKKRVKGDKYINVLISSSVMIDNYSRKKLIVSVVRDISEMKKNQKELVEKNQLLQNTLNHLEKSKDTIIRQEKLASLGTMIAGIAHEINNPTQAIKFSLDSFKLNIRDVKNLLHDLYETCEDKTLLEVEKFEKIYNLKKNYDVESIIEELEDFSEINLKSVNKIENIVQSSKKMARADSNFHSFDFNQMIKDSLILIENQIKYNVNIDTDIQKDLPMFYGLPQELGQVVINLVINSKDSIVEKGLALSDAKIVISTRFISERNSILLTIQDNGKGIKKELVDKVFDPFFTTKDIGKGTGLGLHLVHQIIDVHQGSIDISSELEKGTTFFIELPLKTKH, encoded by the coding sequence ATGAAATTGGATATAAAAAGAAATATCAATCTTCCTGATTTTGGAGATGATCAGATTATCGAGAGTGTCGAATATACAAATCCAGATAAAACATTTTTTATATGTTATACTACTTATAAAAATGGAATTTTATTCGGTATTTTAAGAGGCTTGTCTCAAGTTGAAGATGTCGTGAATTATTTTAGAATTCGAGACAGGATGATTGAAAATGCTGGTTATGAGCGTTATGTTGAGATAAGAGATAATACGGAGGATGTAAATACTACACGAGAAGGACGAGCGATAATTGTTAAGTATTACGAAAATGTTCACAAAAAATGTATAGCTCTGATTTTTGCTGGTGCATCACTTGTTGTAAATATACAAGTGAAAATTGGGAAAAAAGTTATTCGAAATAAAGAACTTTTTGTAACAACAACACCAACAATTGAAAAAGGTATAAAACTTGGCTTAGACTATCTCAATGAAAGTAAAAATAAAATTGGTCGTTACAAGCTTATTGAAAAAGATGAATGGAAATTGGATTTCAATGAAGGTTCTGTTAAGTACAGATTGATTTTTCCAAATATAGTTTTTATTGATTTTTATGGAATCATTAGAACTGAAACATTTTCAAAATTATTAGAACACCATAAATTCTTTATAAGTGATAATAGTCTTGGTTTTTCAAAAATATTTTTAATTCATGATTTGTCTAAAATTTCATTCAAAAACACTGAATTTCTAGATAGGTATTTTAATGAAATTTTGGAGAAATATGATAATAACGAGATCGTACACAATTATGTAGTTTGTCGATATTATTTCAATCGTTTTTGGATGCGTTTATGGTTCAACCTTCATAGAAAAAAGTTTTCTTTTGTTAAAAATCTTAGATCTGCATTGTTAAAAATTGATAAAAGTTATGTGAATGTAGATTATTCGAAAATGATGACGATTAAAGAAAGTGATTTCGATTCGATTTTTACTCTTATACAGAAGATTAATTTTGATTTTAAAGAAGAGATGCAGATTCCTGAAACAGAAGATAAAAGAATGGTTGAAATTTATGAATCCCTCTATCTTTTGAGAGATGATCTAAACGTTTATATAAGTAATTTAAATGAAAAATACGGTGAGCTTCAAAAAGAAACAGCTAGGCGAGAAAGTGTTGAACAGGATCTCTATAAAAAGAATATTGAACTTCAAAATGCCAATAACTATATAGCTTCAATTTTTAATACTATCGCTGACGGAATTAGTGTTATTGATTTTAATGGTATCATCATTGATTGTAATGATGCTCTTTTGGAAATGTCAGGATATCAAAGAGAGGATATTGGGAAGCTGAATGTCTTTGATTATTATGGAGATGAGGATAAAGAAAAATTTTATAAGCTAATGAAAGAGTATTCTAATGGTGGTTCATCTGTTTTCGAAGCAAAAAAACGTGTTAAAGGTGATAAATATATAAATGTTTTAATTTCTTCATCTGTAATGATTGATAATTACTCAAGAAAAAAGCTGATTGTTTCAGTAGTAAGAGATATTTCAGAGATGAAGAAGAATCAGAAGGAGTTGGTAGAAAAAAATCAATTGTTACAGAACACTTTGAACCACCTTGAAAAAAGTAAAGATACAATTATCAGACAAGAAAAATTAGCATCATTGGGTACAATGATAGCAGGAATTGCACATGAGATCAACAATCCTACTCAAGCTATAAAATTCTCATTAGACAGTTTTAAATTAAATATTCGAGATGTAAAAAATTTATTACATGATTTGTACGAGACTTGTGAAGATAAAACTTTGCTAGAAGTAGAGAAATTTGAAAAAATTTATAATTTGAAAAAAAACTATGATGTTGAATCAATCATTGAGGAGCTGGAAGATTTCTCTGAGATTAACTTGAAGTCAGTGAATAAAATTGAAAATATTGTCCAAAGTAGTAAAAAAATGGCTAGAGCAGATTCTAATTTTCATAGTTTTGATTTTAATCAAATGATAAAAGATTCTTTAATCCTAATAGAGAATCAGATAAAGTATAATGTAAATATTGATACTGATATTCAAAAAGATCTTCCTATGTTTTATGGTCTTCCGCAGGAGTTGGGACAAGTTGTAATAAATCTTGTCATTAATAGTAAGGATTCAATAGTTGAAAAAGGACTTGCATTAAGTGATGCAAAAATAGTTATTTCTACCCGGTTCATAAGTGAAAGAAATTCAATATTGTTAACAATTCAGGATAATGGAAAAGGAATAAAAAAAGAGCTCGTTGATAAGGTTTTTGATCCTTTTTTTACAACTAAGGATATTGGGAAGGGTACCGGTCTAGGTCTTCATCTGGTACATCAGATTATTGATGTTCATCAGGGGAGTATAGATATTAGTTCTGAGTTGGAAAAGGGTACTACTTTTTTTATCGAACTCCCTTTAAAAACTAAACACTAA
- a CDS encoding cyclic nucleotide-binding domain-containing protein gives MDYKSIIPENYFSILDDLTRVTSEIIGKCEVKKTFHFKSGGITLGGNSIYFVKEGALKILFNSKVIRICYENEIIPIHNDSNFKYQTDFSIKISEISEEEILNKNCIIKLLEYYKADQKLNMMLLSLNLPDHPDLHFKYENFKKGDTIIEAGQKSDHIFEMIEGNAVVVSNGKKVGELFPGDIFGEISFLLDIERTASVIAHSNVIVRFLSKQSFEDAIKFNQGLYYTLAKGLAKRLVNVNKIVK, from the coding sequence ATGGACTACAAATCTATAATACCGGAAAATTATTTTTCAATACTTGATGATCTTACAAGAGTTACATCGGAGATTATTGGAAAATGTGAAGTAAAGAAAACGTTTCATTTCAAATCTGGAGGTATAACTCTAGGTGGCAATTCGATATATTTTGTAAAAGAAGGAGCCTTAAAAATTTTATTCAATTCAAAAGTGATAAGGATTTGTTATGAAAATGAAATTATACCCATTCATAATGATTCAAATTTCAAATATCAAACTGATTTTTCAATAAAAATATCGGAGATTTCAGAAGAAGAAATTTTAAATAAAAATTGCATTATCAAATTACTTGAGTATTATAAAGCAGATCAAAAATTAAATATGATGTTACTTTCTCTAAATCTTCCAGACCATCCAGATCTTCACTTCAAATATGAGAATTTCAAAAAAGGAGACACTATAATTGAAGCGGGTCAGAAAAGTGATCATATTTTTGAGATGATCGAAGGGAATGCCGTTGTAGTGTCTAACGGAAAGAAGGTTGGGGAACTTTTTCCAGGAGATATTTTTGGCGAGATATCTTTTTTATTGGATATTGAACGAACTGCAAGTGTAATTGCCCATTCAAATGTAATTGTTAGATTTTTATCCAAACAATCTTTTGAGGATGCTATCAAATTTAACCAAGGATTATACTACACTTTGGCAAAGGGTCTTGCAAAAAGGTTGGTAAATGTCAATAAAATTGTTAAATAG
- the uppP gene encoding undecaprenyl-diphosphatase UppP, protein MSEFFKSIVMGIIQGATEFLPISSSGHLAILHKFLGLNTESNLFFDVVLHLGTLLAVLIFYRNDIRDIISGFFYGMTSLVKKNSFKDSYLTSKYPRLSLLIIVGSIPTAIIGLLFKDRFEELAGNLLAVGIALTITGLLLTIYEMWRKGYKNEIGIGFLDALIIGIVQGIAIIPGISRSGSTISAGKFLGLKKETAANFSFLLSIPAVGGAFLLQLKDVLEMQMTFNVTLLVTGFISSFISGYLCLKLLIWLIKKANLKFFALYCFLIGIFTISYSLI, encoded by the coding sequence ATGAGTGAGTTTTTTAAGTCGATTGTGATGGGGATTATACAAGGTGCTACAGAGTTTTTGCCGATTTCATCTTCTGGTCACCTTGCGATATTACATAAATTTTTAGGGTTAAATACCGAATCTAATCTCTTTTTTGACGTTGTATTGCATTTAGGTACTTTGCTGGCTGTTTTAATCTTTTATAGAAATGATATAAGAGATATTATTTCCGGCTTCTTTTATGGTATGACTTCACTAGTAAAAAAGAATAGTTTTAAAGATTCTTATCTAACTAGTAAGTATCCTCGACTTTCATTGCTAATAATAGTAGGTTCTATTCCTACAGCTATCATAGGCCTATTGTTTAAAGATCGTTTTGAAGAGTTGGCTGGAAATTTACTCGCTGTCGGTATAGCGTTAACGATCACTGGATTATTGTTAACAATATATGAGATGTGGCGTAAGGGTTATAAAAACGAGATCGGAATAGGATTTTTAGATGCTCTTATAATTGGTATAGTGCAGGGGATTGCAATAATTCCGGGTATATCGAGATCTGGATCAACAATTTCTGCTGGGAAATTTTTAGGTTTAAAAAAAGAGACTGCTGCTAATTTCTCATTTTTATTGTCAATTCCAGCAGTAGGTGGTGCTTTTCTATTACAGCTTAAGGATGTCCTGGAAATGCAGATGACTTTTAATGTAACATTACTTGTGACTGGATTTATCTCAAGTTTTATTTCGGGTTATTTATGCCTGAAATTATTAATTTGGCTTATCAAAAAAGCCAATCTTAAATTTTTTGCATTGTATTGTTTTCTAATTGGTATTTTTACTATATCTTATTCTCTAATATAA
- the recA gene encoding recombinase RecA: MMDDRKEKEKMLDLSIKQIEKNYGKGSIMKLGDRPKQNISTVSSGSLTLDYALGVGGFPRGRIIEIYGPESSGKTTLTLHIIAEAQKAGGLAAFIDAEHALDTEYAKKLGVDVDNLLISQPDYGEQALDITETLVRSNALDVIVIDSVAALTPKAEIEGEMGDSHVGLQARLMSQALRKLTGTVSKTNCIVIFINQLRMKIGVMFGNPETTTGGNALKFYASVRIDIRKIASLKDGDNVYGNRVKAKVVKNKVAPPFREGEFDILFGEGISKLGEIIDLGVSYDIIKKSGSWFSYGDNRIGQGKDKVKTLLTEDLNMRNEIEKAIVEKLGFAGPGSKSGGDDITE; the protein is encoded by the coding sequence ATTATGGATGACAGAAAAGAAAAAGAAAAAATGCTTGATCTGTCGATAAAGCAGATTGAAAAAAATTATGGAAAAGGTTCCATAATGAAATTGGGTGATAGACCAAAACAAAATATCAGTACCGTTTCAAGTGGTTCATTGACTTTGGACTATGCTTTGGGTGTTGGAGGTTTTCCAAGGGGAAGAATTATTGAAATATATGGACCTGAAAGTTCAGGTAAGACCACATTGACATTACATATAATTGCTGAAGCTCAAAAAGCTGGTGGTTTGGCAGCTTTTATAGATGCTGAACATGCTCTTGATACTGAATATGCTAAAAAGCTTGGTGTAGATGTAGATAATCTTTTAATTTCTCAACCAGATTACGGGGAGCAAGCTCTAGATATTACTGAAACTCTGGTAAGATCAAATGCTCTTGATGTTATAGTAATCGATTCCGTAGCAGCCTTAACTCCTAAAGCTGAGATTGAAGGTGAAATGGGTGATTCTCACGTTGGTCTTCAGGCTAGATTGATGTCTCAGGCATTGAGAAAGTTAACAGGAACAGTTTCAAAGACAAATTGTATAGTAATCTTTATCAATCAGCTTCGTATGAAGATTGGTGTAATGTTTGGTAATCCTGAAACTACAACTGGTGGTAATGCCCTTAAATTTTATGCATCGGTAAGGATTGATATAAGAAAAATTGCATCTCTTAAAGATGGTGATAATGTTTATGGTAATAGAGTAAAAGCTAAGGTTGTTAAAAATAAAGTTGCTCCTCCATTTAGAGAGGGCGAGTTTGATATTCTTTTTGGAGAAGGGATCTCAAAATTAGGAGAGATTATTGATCTGGGTGTTTCCTATGACATTATCAAGAAATCTGGTTCGTGGTTCTCTTATGGTGATAATAGAATTGGTCAGGGTAAGGATAAAGTAAAAACTTTGCTTACCGAAGATTTGAACATGAGAAATGAAATAGAAAAAGCTATTGTAGAAAAATTAGGTTTTGCTGGTCCGGGTAGTAAATCTGGCGGTGATGATATAACGGAGTAA